The genome window CAAAATAATCCAGAACGTTATCCTGTGAATACTCTTTTGTATTCAACTCAACCACCCGGAGAAGAAGCCCCTGGAATCCGGGAGAATTCTGGATTTCATCGACTTTTTTATCTTCAAGATCCCAGTAGCAAAAGACCCAGGAAGGATCCCGGAGCAACAGAGTGGCACTTGTATCGTTGTACCGGAGAGGAAGCTCGAGGTCATCATCCTGCCCCAGATCCAGCTCTTCATCCCTGGAAACTGAGAACTTGCGGGCTTCCATCTGGATAGCCAGATTATTCAGTTCTTCTCTCTCATCTCGGTCTTCTTCAAAGGCGTCCATCAGCAGGCTGATAAGAGTCTCCTTATCCACACCGGGAGTCACAAATATATTTCCCCGGTTTGAGATTTCTAGAAGCTGTTCATAGGAAAAAGAAAAAAGACGTTCTTCTGTCATTTATAACCAATCCGTTTTAATGATTTTTCATCGTAGGAAAAATAAAAGGATCATGTCAAGAGGCATCGATTCTGAATGGTGGCCCCAATTAGGCCCAATGTTGTACTAATTACAACTTGAACTGTTTACAAAAATCGTCCTTTCAAGTCACTATAATATAATGAGAAACCTGATCATTCACGGCCATTTTTACCAGCCTCCCAGAGAAAACCCATGGACCGGGATTATAGAAGATCAAAAAGAATCGGCGCCATATCCCAACTGGAATTCAAGGATCAACAGTGAATGCTACGAGGCCAATGCCTTTTCACCACTCTTAAATGCAAAGGGAAACATAGAAAGTTTTTTCAATAATTATAGATATATATCCTACAACATAGGTCCGACCCTACTGAATTGGCTTCAGGAAGAATCTCCCCATGTCTATGAAAAAATCATAGAAGGAGACAAGCTCAGCATTGAAGATTTGGGCTTTGGCAATGCCATTGCCCAGGTATACAACCACATGATCCTTCCTCTGGCAAATGAACACGATCGAAGAACACAAATACTGTGGGGACTCGAGAACTTCAAGTCTCATTATGGTAGAGATTCTGAAGGATTGTGGCTCTCTGAAGCGGCAATCAATAAGGAAACAGCCGAAGATCTAGTCAAGGCGGGAGTAAAATACACCATCCTGTCTCCCTGGCAGGCCCAGCGATTCAGATTCGAGGCGTCGGGATGGGAGGATGCGACTGGAGACTCTCAGCAGCTCTGGCAGCACCCTTGGCGTCTGAACTGTCCCTCGGGTGATCTTACAATTTTCTTCTACCATCCCCATCTTTCATCAGAGATCTCATTCAACCATCTTTTAAGAGATGCTGATTACTTCTACAACCGGGTTACGAAAGAGTTGGATAACTCGGGAGCCACCATCCTCCCCATCGCCACCGACGGAGAAATCTACGGTCATCATGAACTCCTGGGCAATATGGGTTTATCTGCCTTTTTGAGTAAAGTACAGAGATCCCAGGACTCCCGGCTTGTTAATTTTTCATGGCTCAATTCAAATGCCAGCCCCGCCGGACAGGTTGAGCTGAAAGACGGAGAGGACGGCCGGGGAAGCTCATGGAGCTGCTCACATGGCGTATCCAGATGGTACAAAGACTGTGGCTGCTCTACGGGAGGCCAGGAAGAATGGAATCAAGCCTGGAGAGGCCCCTTAAGAGAGGCATTGAGAGATCTACAGGCGTCATCCGACAGAATATACAAAGCGGCTATGCCACG of Oceanispirochaeta crateris contains these proteins:
- a CDS encoding DUF4912 domain-containing protein; the encoded protein is MTEERLFSFSYEQLLEISNRGNIFVTPGVDKETLISLLMDAFEEDRDEREELNNLAIQMEARKFSVSRDEELDLGQDDDLELPLRYNDTSATLLLRDPSWVFCYWDLEDKKVDEIQNSPGFQGLLLRVVELNTKEYSQDNVLDYFDIPIKFNDYRRYINLPSVDTCYCVEIRAVVEDKDYLITRSNSIETTREYVTAPRENDITHSDELIRMSGFSSEFGEAHGVSGYQEIPQRIIPIHDLLDEEQFND